In the Gorilla gorilla gorilla isolate KB3781 chromosome 10, NHGRI_mGorGor1-v2.1_pri, whole genome shotgun sequence genome, one interval contains:
- the NR4A1 gene encoding nuclear receptor subfamily 4immunitygroup A member 1 isoform X2, giving the protein MTSAQYKIKILIEGLHHGQRPGPAPPRQPGSFCWALKADGIMWLAKACWSIQSEMPCIQAQYGTPAPSPGPRDHLASDPLTPEFIKPTMDLASPEAAPAAPTALPSFSTFMDGYTGEFDTFLYQLPGTVQPCSSASSSASSTSSSSATSPASASFKFEDFQVYGCYPGPLSGPVDEALSSSGSDYYGSPCSAPSPSTPSFQPPQLSPWDGSFGHFSPSQTYEGLRAWTEQLPKASGPPQPPAFFSFSPPTGPSPSLAQSSLKLFPSQAPHQLGEGESYSMPTAFPGLAPTSPHLEGSGILDAPVTSTKARSGAPGGSEGRCAVCGDNASCQHYGVRTCEGCKGFFKRTVQKNAKYICLANKDCPVDKRRRNRCQFCRFQKCLAVGMVKEVVRTDSLKGRRGRLPSKPKQPPDASPANLLTSLVRAHLDSGPSTAKLDYSKFQELVLPRFGKEDAGDVQQFYDLLSGSLEVIRKWAEKIPGFAELSPADQDLLLESAFLELFILRLAYRSKPGEGKLIFCSGLVLHRLQCARGFGDWIDSILAFSRSLHSLLVDVPAFACLSALVLITDRHGLQEPRRVEELQNRIASCLKEHVAAVAGEPQPASCLSRLLGKLPELRTLCTQGLQRIFYLKLEDLVPPPPIIDKIFMDTLPF; this is encoded by the exons AGATGCCCTGTATCCAAGCCCAATATGGGACACCAGCACCGAGTCCAGGACCCCGTGACCACCTGGCAAGCGACCCCCTGACCCCTGAGTTCATCAAGCCCACCATGGACCTGGCCAGCCCCGAGGCAGCCCCCGCTGCCCCCACTGCCCTGCCCAGCTTCAGCACCTTCATGGACGGCTACACGGGAGAGTTTGACACCTTCCTCTACCAGCTGCCGGGAACAGTCCAGCCAtgctcctcagcctcctcctcggcctcctccaCATCCTCGTCCTCAGCCAcctcccctgcctctgcctccttcaAGTTTGAGGACTTCCAGGTGTACGGCTGCTACCCCGGCCCCCTGAGCGGCCCAGTGGATGAGGCTCTGTCCTCCAGTGGCTCTGACTACTATGGCAGCCCCTGCTCGGCCCCGTCGCCCTCCACGCCCAGCTTCCAGCCGCCCCAGCTCTCTCCCTGGGATGGCTCATTCGGCCACTTCTCGCCCAGCCAGACTTACGAAGGCCTGCGGGCATGGACAGAGCAGCTGCCCAAAGCCTCTGGGCCCCCACAGCCTCCAGCCTTCTTTTCCTTCAGTCCTCCCACCggtcccagccccagcctggcccagAGCTCCCTGAAGTTGTTCCCCTCACAGGCCCCCCAccagctgggggagggagagagctaTTCCATGCCTACCGCCTTCCCAGGTTTGGCACCCACTTCTCCACACCTTGAGGGCTCGGGGATACTGGATGCACCCGTGACCTCAACCAAGGCCCGGAGCGGGGCCCCAGGTGGAAGTGAAGGCCGCTGTGCTGTGTGTGGGGACAACGCTTCATGCCAGCATTATGGTGTCCGCACATGTGAGGGCTGCAAGGGCTTCTTCAAG CGCACAGTGCAGAAAAACGCCAAGTACATCTGCCTGGCTAACAAGGACTGCCCTGTGGACAAGAGGCGGCGAAACCGCTGCCAGTTCTGCCGCTTCCAGAAGTGCCTGGCGGTGGGCATGGTGAAGGAAG TTGTCCGAACAGACAGCCTGAAGGGGCGGCGGGGCCGGCTACCTTCAAAACCCAAGCAGCCCCCAGATGCCTCCCCTGCCAATCTCCTCACTTCCCTGGTCCGTGCACACCTGGACTCAGGGCCCAGCACTGCCAAACTGGACTACTCCAAG TTCCAGGAGCTGGTGCTGCCCCGCTTTGGGAAGGAAGATGCTGGGGATGTACAGCAGTTCTACGACCTGCTCTCCGGTTCTCTGGAGGTCATCCGCAAGTGGGCGGAGAAGATCCCTGGCTTTGCTGAGCTGTCACCGGCTGACCAGGACCTGTTGCTGGAGTCGGCCTTCCTGGAGCTCTTCATCCTCCGCCTGGCGTACAG GTCTAAGCCAGGCGAGGGCAAGCTCATCTTCTGCTCAGGCCTGGTGCTACACCGGCTGCAGTGTGCCCGTGGCTTCGGCGACTGGATTGACAGTATCCTGGCCTTCTCAAGGTCCCTGCACAGCTTGCTTGTCGATGTCCCTGCCTTCGCCTGCCTCTCTGCCCTTGTCCTCATCACCG ACCGGCATGGGCTGCAGGAGCCGCGGCGGGTGGAGGAGCTGCAGAACCGCATCGCCAGCTGCCTGAAGGAGCACGTGGCAGCTGTGGCGGGCGAGCCCCAGCCAGCCAGCTGCCTGTCACGTCTGTTGGGCAAACTGCCCGAGCTGCGGACCCTGTGCACCCAGGGCCTGCAGCGCATCTTCTACCTCAAGCTGGAGGACTTGGTGCCCCCTCCACCCATCATTGACAAGATCTTCATGGACACGCTGCCCTTCTGA
- the NR4A1 gene encoding nuclear receptor subfamily 4immunitygroup A member 1 isoform X4 produces the protein MPCIQAQYGTPAPSPGPRDHLASDPLTPEFIKPTMDLASPEAAPAAPTALPSFSTFMDGYTGEFDTFLYQLPGTVQPCSSASSSASSTSSSSATSPASASFKFEDFQVYGCYPGPLSGPVDEALSSSGSDYYGSPCSAPSPSTPSFQPPQLSPWDGSFGHFSPSQTYEGLRAWTEQLPKASGPPQPPAFFSFSPPTGPSPSLAQSSLKLFPSQAPHQLGEGESYSMPTAFPGLAPTSPHLEGSGILDAPVTSTKARSGAPGGSEGRCAVCGDNASCQHYGVRTCEGCKGFFKRTVQKNAKYICLANKDCPVDKRRRNRCQFCRFQKCLAVGMVKEVVRTDSLKGRRGRLPSKPKQPPDASPANLLTSLVRAHLDSGPSTAKLDYSKFQELVLPRFGKEDAGDVQQFYDLLSGSLEVIRKWAEKIPGFAELSPADQDLLLESAFLELFILRLAYRSKPGEGKLIFCSGLVLHRLQCARGFGDWIDSILAFSRSLHSLLVDVPAFACLSALVLITDRHGLQEPRRVEELQNRIASCLKEHVAAVAGEPQPASCLSRLLGKLPELRTLCTQGLQRIFYLKLEDLVPPPPIIDKIFMDTLPF, from the exons ATGCCCTGTATCCAAGCCCAATATGGGACACCAGCACCGAGTCCAGGACCCCGTGACCACCTGGCAAGCGACCCCCTGACCCCTGAGTTCATCAAGCCCACCATGGACCTGGCCAGCCCCGAGGCAGCCCCCGCTGCCCCCACTGCCCTGCCCAGCTTCAGCACCTTCATGGACGGCTACACGGGAGAGTTTGACACCTTCCTCTACCAGCTGCCGGGAACAGTCCAGCCAtgctcctcagcctcctcctcggcctcctccaCATCCTCGTCCTCAGCCAcctcccctgcctctgcctccttcaAGTTTGAGGACTTCCAGGTGTACGGCTGCTACCCCGGCCCCCTGAGCGGCCCAGTGGATGAGGCTCTGTCCTCCAGTGGCTCTGACTACTATGGCAGCCCCTGCTCGGCCCCGTCGCCCTCCACGCCCAGCTTCCAGCCGCCCCAGCTCTCTCCCTGGGATGGCTCATTCGGCCACTTCTCGCCCAGCCAGACTTACGAAGGCCTGCGGGCATGGACAGAGCAGCTGCCCAAAGCCTCTGGGCCCCCACAGCCTCCAGCCTTCTTTTCCTTCAGTCCTCCCACCggtcccagccccagcctggcccagAGCTCCCTGAAGTTGTTCCCCTCACAGGCCCCCCAccagctgggggagggagagagctaTTCCATGCCTACCGCCTTCCCAGGTTTGGCACCCACTTCTCCACACCTTGAGGGCTCGGGGATACTGGATGCACCCGTGACCTCAACCAAGGCCCGGAGCGGGGCCCCAGGTGGAAGTGAAGGCCGCTGTGCTGTGTGTGGGGACAACGCTTCATGCCAGCATTATGGTGTCCGCACATGTGAGGGCTGCAAGGGCTTCTTCAAG CGCACAGTGCAGAAAAACGCCAAGTACATCTGCCTGGCTAACAAGGACTGCCCTGTGGACAAGAGGCGGCGAAACCGCTGCCAGTTCTGCCGCTTCCAGAAGTGCCTGGCGGTGGGCATGGTGAAGGAAG TTGTCCGAACAGACAGCCTGAAGGGGCGGCGGGGCCGGCTACCTTCAAAACCCAAGCAGCCCCCAGATGCCTCCCCTGCCAATCTCCTCACTTCCCTGGTCCGTGCACACCTGGACTCAGGGCCCAGCACTGCCAAACTGGACTACTCCAAG TTCCAGGAGCTGGTGCTGCCCCGCTTTGGGAAGGAAGATGCTGGGGATGTACAGCAGTTCTACGACCTGCTCTCCGGTTCTCTGGAGGTCATCCGCAAGTGGGCGGAGAAGATCCCTGGCTTTGCTGAGCTGTCACCGGCTGACCAGGACCTGTTGCTGGAGTCGGCCTTCCTGGAGCTCTTCATCCTCCGCCTGGCGTACAG GTCTAAGCCAGGCGAGGGCAAGCTCATCTTCTGCTCAGGCCTGGTGCTACACCGGCTGCAGTGTGCCCGTGGCTTCGGCGACTGGATTGACAGTATCCTGGCCTTCTCAAGGTCCCTGCACAGCTTGCTTGTCGATGTCCCTGCCTTCGCCTGCCTCTCTGCCCTTGTCCTCATCACCG ACCGGCATGGGCTGCAGGAGCCGCGGCGGGTGGAGGAGCTGCAGAACCGCATCGCCAGCTGCCTGAAGGAGCACGTGGCAGCTGTGGCGGGCGAGCCCCAGCCAGCCAGCTGCCTGTCACGTCTGTTGGGCAAACTGCCCGAGCTGCGGACCCTGTGCACCCAGGGCCTGCAGCGCATCTTCTACCTCAAGCTGGAGGACTTGGTGCCCCCTCCACCCATCATTGACAAGATCTTCATGGACACGCTGCCCTTCTGA